A stretch of the Rosa rugosa chromosome 5, drRosRugo1.1, whole genome shotgun sequence genome encodes the following:
- the LOC133709529 gene encoding BTB/POZ domain-containing protein At3g19850, with translation MSHDSPKGQKSSPFIINRGHSIGVCKHVSSASTYIFKHRSVLQIEVFLISFNAKVAAMSHLCDFQIHINGLQTFFVNEEVLSTYAGRLKKIIKQERRRSQIKYSGIEIEDFPGGPDGFELISRFCYSNGRITTTVSNVSLLHCCAVFLGMTEKFSTNNLLKQTETFLEGLFDWSWKEILVCLKSCESFLNYADSSGLVDKLICAVLAKIAQNSDIGSLIATSSSSSSSPETTSGFRVSSSFKNTPESLKPSSSSRAWWFDDVSILPPKIIEKLIQSLGAYGSENNNLILTRFLLHYLKISAQRKKGNTSHRSSEFSGLADTAIHGVILVGKKVFSCRALFWVLRIVSGFGISREYRLGLERLIGGMLDEATLDDLLVSGHDRGVYDVNLVIRLIRVFAKSEGVSVQKLRKAGRLIDKYLGEISPDQNLKISKFLGVAESLPDTARECFDGAYRAIDIYLESHPTLSFEERSRLCRCLNYEKLSLEACKELAKNPKIPPRVAIQALISQQSKVTTTEDFVHASPRSTATASDHFHSHSHSNSHSQIVLYNKGGVGVDKDSFPEESSLDTKLNLQRMQWRVVELEKLCREMKGQMSRMVKNNVFSSSTPTHGRALPRLC, from the exons ATGAGTCATGATTCTCCTAAAGGTCAAAAAAGCTCACCCTTTATTATTAATAGAGGTCACAGCATAGGTGTGTGTAAACATGTGTCTTCTGCCAGTACATATATCTTTAAGCATAGGTCTGTGTTGCAGATAGAGGTTTTCTTGATTTCATTCAATGCAAAAGTAGCAGCTATGTCACACCTCTGTGATTTTCAAATCCACATTAATGGTCTGCAAACATTCTTTGTGAATGAG GAGGTTTTATCAACATATGCAGGGAGGTTGAAGAagattatcaagcaagaaaggAGAAGATCCCAGATCAAGTACTCGGGGATTGAAATCGAAGACTTCCCTGGAGGCCCTGATGGGTTTGAGTTGATCTCAAGGTTCTGTTACAGCAATGGAAGAATCACAACAACAGTTTCAAATGTGTCCCTCCTCCATTGCTGTGCAGTCTTTCTTGGTATGACTGAGAAATTCTCAACCAACAATCTCTTGAAACAAACAGAAACCTTTCTTGAGGGACTCTTTGACTGGTCATGGAAAGAAATACTAGTCTGCCTGAAAAGCTGTGAGTCATTCTTGAACTATGCAGATTCTTCTGGTCTTGTAGACAAGCTCATTTGTGCAGTTTTAGCAAAGATTGCTCAGAATTCAGACATAGGCAGCCTCATTGCTACTTCGTCTTCGTCGTCTTCATCTCCAGAAACTACATCTGGGTTCAGAGTGTCTTCCTCATTTAAGAACACCCCTGAGTCACTCAAGCCAAGTTCATCAAGTAGAGCTTGGTGGTTTGATGATGTGTCCATTTTACCCCCAAAGATCATTGAGAAACTCATCCAAAGTTTAGGGGCGTATGGTTCTGAAAACAACAACTTGATCCTCACAAGGTTTCTCCTCCATTACCTGAAAATTTCAGCTCAAAGAAAGAAAGGCAATACTAGTCACAGATCATCTGAGTTTAGTGGTCTTGCAGACACAGCTATTCATGGGGTTATTTTGGTGGGTAAAAAAGTCTTTTCCTGCAGAGCcttgttttgggttttgaggATTGTGTCTGGTTTTGGAATCAGTAGAGAGTACAGACTTGGTTTGGAGAGATTGATTGGTGGGATGCTTGATGAAGCAACATTGGATGACTTGTTAGTATCTGGGCATGATAGGGGTGTTTATGATGTCAATCTTGTTATAAGGTTGATAAGAGTATTTGCTAAAAGTGAGGGGGTTTCTGTGCAAAAGTTGAGGAAAGCTGGTAGGTTGATCGACAAGTACCTAGGTGAGATATCACCTGATCAGAATCTCAAGATTTCTAAATTTCTTGGAGTTGCAGAGAGTTTACCAGATACTGCTAGGGAGTGCTTTGATGGGGCCTACAGAGCCATTGATATCTATCTTGAG TCTCACCCGACTCTTTCATTTGAGGAGAGGTCAAGATTATGCAGGTGCCTAAATTATGAAAAGCTGAGCCTCGAAGCGTGTAAAGAGCTTGCAAAGAATCCGAAAATCCCACCAAGAGTTGCAATTCAAGCACTCATTTCTCAGCAATCCAAAGTAACAACAACAGAAGACTTTGTACATGCCAGTCCAAGGAGTACTGCAACTGCAAGTGATCATTTTCATTCCCATTCacattccaattcccattcccAAATTGTTCTGTACAACAAGGGTGGTGTCGGTGTTGATAAAGATAGTTTTCCGGAAGAAAGCAGCTTAGATACGAAGCTAAATTTGCAGAGGATGCAATGGAGGGTGGTGGAGTTGGAGAAACTGTGCAGGGAAATGAAGGGTCAGATGTCAAGGATGGTTAAGAATAATGTCTTCAGTAGTAGTACCCCAACTCATGGTAGAGCTCTTCCTAGACTTTGTTGA
- the LOC133709015 gene encoding UPF0496 protein 4-like produces the protein MFLTEIKKHAVPSFTPLKKHSVPNKFGLITNAFDDALLRRLKTLSPPSISLSWLSKAVDFLAFSHSEARSLISNLEVTALDDSLATYLDDSVKLLDICNSVSAEIERLRQRRIVLAFAVHLLGDGKLRRARETLTEWEGRRASGFGKANNAEVLVRDLALGLRSAPRGKISSVGRVVRRTMYAVRLVTVFVAGAVVSAMNGSAENVTVRAPAEFSWAESLNELESAVSCELKRRFGKEAKRKGTLLEEVDDVATRVAEACEIAEEDTERRNDVVKEVERAMGSFSDGLEGLSKRVN, from the coding sequence ATGTTCCTAACGGAGATCAAGAAACACGCCGTTCCGTCCTTCACGCCGCTTAAGAAACATTCCGTTCCGAACAAATTTGGCCTCATCACTAACGCCTTCGACGACGCTCTGCTCCGCCGTTTGAAGACGCTTTCTCCGCCGTCGATCAGCTTGTCCTGGCTATCCAAGGCCGTCGATTTTCTCGCCTTTTCGCACTCCGAGGCCAGAAGCTTAATCTCCAATCTCGAGGTAACGGCTTTGGATGATTCTCTTGCGACTTATTTGGATGACAGTGTGAAGCTTTTGGATATATGCAACTCCGTCTCCGCCGAGATCGAGCGGCTCCGGCAGCGCCGGATTGTTCTCGCTTTCGCCGTTCACCTCCTCGGCGACGGGAAGCTCCGGCGAGCTCGGGAGACTTTAACTGAATGGGAGGGCCGCCGCGCCTCGGGATTCGGGAAAGCGAACAATGCGGAGGTGCTGGTCAGGGATCTGGCGCTGGGGCTCCGCAGCGCGCCACGTGGAAAGATCTCGAGCGTTGGGAGAGTCGTGAGGCGGACGATGTACGCCGTCCGATTGGTGACGGTGTTCGTCGCCGGAGCAGTGGTGTCGGCGATGAACGGATCGGCGGAGAATGTGACTGTCCGGGCGCCGGCGGAGTTTTCTTGGGCCGAGTCGCTGAACGAGCTGGAATCGGCGGTCTCCTGCGAGTTGAAACGGCGATTCGGAAAGGAGGCAAAAAGGAAAGGCACCCTATTGGAGGAGGTAGATGACGTGGCTACACGCGTCGCGGAAGCGTGTGAGATAGCGGAGGAAGACACGGAGAGGAGAAACGACGTCGTAAAAGAGGTGGAGAGGGCAATGGGGTCGTTTTCGGATGGTTTGGAAGGGTTGAGTAAAAGGGTGAATTAA